In Rhinopithecus roxellana isolate Shanxi Qingling chromosome 16, ASM756505v1, whole genome shotgun sequence, a single genomic region encodes these proteins:
- the LOC104676932 gene encoding olfactory receptor 1L6, translating into MDTKNYSSSTSGFVLLGLSSNPQLQKPLFAIFLIMYLVTVVGNVLIILAIYSDPRLHTPMYFFLSNLSFMDICFATAIVPKMLVNFLSKTKVISYVGCLVQMYFFMAFANTDSYLLASMAIDRLVAICSPLHYDVVMNPRHCLLMLLGSCSISHLHSLFRVLLMSRLSFCASHVIKHFFCDTQPVLKLSCSDTSSSQMVVMTETLAVIMTPFLCIIFSYLRIIITVLRIPSVAGKWKAFSTCGSHLTAVSLFYGSIIYVYFRPLSMYSVVRDRVATVMYTVVTPMLNPFIYSLRNKDMKRGLKKLRDRIYW; encoded by the coding sequence ATGGACACAAAGAATTACAGCAGCAGCACCTCAGGGTTCGTCCTCCTGGGCCTCTCTTCCAACCCTCAGCTGCAGAAACCTCTCTTTGCCATCTTCCTCATCATGTACCTGGTCACCGTGGTGGGGAATGTGCTCATCATCCTGGCCATCTACTCTGACCCCAGGCTCCACACCCCTATGTACTTTTTTCTCAGCAACTTGTCTTTCATGGATATCTGCTTCGCAACAGCCATAGTGCCTAAGATGCTGGTGAATTTTCTATCCAAGACAAAGGTTATCTCTTATGTGGGCTGCCTGGTCCAGATGTACTTCTTTATGGCATTTGCGAACACTGACAGCTACCTGCTGGCCTCTATGGCCATCGACCGGCTGGTGGCCATCTGCAGCCCCTTACACTATGATGTGGTTATGAACCCACGGCATTGCCTACTCATGCTATTGGGTTCTTGCAGCATCTCCCACCTACATTCCCTGTTCCGCGTGCTACTTATGTCTCGCCTGTCTTTTTGTGCCTCTCACGTCATTAAGCACTTTTTCTGTGACACCCAGCCTGTGCTAAAGCTGTCCTGCTCTGACACATCCTCCAGCCAGATGGTGGTCATGACTGAGACCTTAGCTGTCATCATGACCCCCTTCCTGTGTATCATCTTCTCCTACCTGCGAATCATCATCACTGTGCTCAGAATCCCCTCTGTAGCCGGGAAGTGGAAGGCCTTCTCTACCTGTGGTTCCCACCTCACTGCAGTATCCCTATTCTATGGGAGTattatttatgtctattttaGGCCCCTGTCCATGTACTCAGTGGTTAGGGACCGGGTAGCCACAGTTATGTACACAGTAGTGACACCCATGCTGAACCCTTTCATCTACAGCCTGAGGAACAAAGATATGAAAAGGGGGTTGAAGAAATTACGGGACAGAATTTACTGgtaa